One window of Vanessa atalanta chromosome 9, ilVanAtal1.2, whole genome shotgun sequence genomic DNA carries:
- the LOC125066181 gene encoding 60S ribosomal protein L9 produces MKQIVANQKVKIPEGLTVHVKSRLVTVKGPRGVLKRNFKHLAVDIRMVNPRLLKVEKWFGSKKELAAVRTVCSHVENMIKGVTKGFQYKMRAVYAHFPINCVTTENNSVIEIRNFLGEKYIRRVKMAPGVTVVNSPKQKDELIIEGNSLEDVSSSAALIQQSTTVKNKDIRKFLDGLYVSEKTTVVMDEI; encoded by the exons ATGAAGCAAATCGTTGCTAATCAAAAAGTGAAAATCCCTGAGGGGTTGACTGTTCATGTGAAATCAAGACTAGTGACAGTGAAAGGTCCCCGAGGAGTGCTGAAAAGAAACTTTAAACATTTAGCTGTGGACATTCGCATGGTAAACCCTCGGTTATTGAAAGTGGAAAAATGGTTCGGATCCAAGAAGGAACTTGCTGCAGTAAGAACAGTATGTTCCCACGTTGAGAACATGATTAAAG GTGTCACTAAGGGATTCCAGTACAAAATGCGTGCTGTATATGCCCATTTCCCCATTAACTGTGTCACCACTGAAAACAATTCAGTTATCGAAATCCGTAACTTCCTTGGAGAGAAGTATATCAGGAGGGTAAAGATGGCTCCAGGTGTTACTGTTGTCAACTCTCCGAAACAGAAAGATGAACTTATCATTGAAGGTAACTCACTCGAAGATGTTTCTAGCTCAGCAGCACTCATTCAACAATCCACAACTGTCAAAAATAAGGACATCAGAAAGTTCTTGGACGGTCTATACGTGTCCGAGAAGACTACTGTTGTAATGGATGAGATATAA
- the LOC125066360 gene encoding 39S ribosomal protein L46, mitochondrial, with protein sequence MFLRKLFLSEICLSHRILVRDKSSWDIVAGVCVERLPVVTPPLNDIQKKFKNMLGTIEIEKSLKSNHEIRKENDKVQAELLKNDSADVDLDIVSKITAQDFEDASKEEFDRFKFANIETEADKKGDKSTHDRFLQRHLVLVTQVKLGNDIKTILPHGVWTEGETLRQTAERTLSEHCGSDIKVKFLSNAPSGFYKYKYPSEVNGKIGAKVFFYYANYESGETDKKSKPNWLTRNELAEVLPEKYNKSVQSFLIEETY encoded by the exons ATGTTTTTAAGAAAACTATTTCTTTCGGAAATCTGTTTAAGTCATAGAATATTGGTTCGAG ATAAATCCTCTTGGGATATAGTAGCAGGAGTATGTGTCGAAAGGCTACCGGTAGTTACCCCACCACTCAACGATATTCAAAAAAAGTTCAAAAACATGCTGGGGACAATTGAAATCGAAAAAAGTCTTAAATCAAACCACGAAATCAGAAAAGAAAATGacaa aGTACAAGCAGAACTCCTTAAAAATGACTCGGCAGATGTTGATTTGGATATTGTCAGTAAAATAACAGCTCAGGATTTTGAAGATGCATCTAAGGAAGAGTTTGATAGATTTAAATTTGCCAATATTGAAACAG AAGCAGATAAAAAAGGCGATAAAAGTACTCATGATAGATTTCTTCAAAGGCATCTGGTGCTTGTAACTCAAGTCAAATTAGGGAATGATATCAAAACTATTCTACCTCACGGAGTATGGACAGAAGGAGAGACTTTAAGAcag acaGCTGAACGTACCCTTTCAGAGCACTGTGGTTCTgacattaaagtaaaatttctaTCAAATGCTCCAAGtggtttctataaatataaatatccttCAGAAGTTAATGGCAAAATTGGTGCTAAG GTATTCTTCTACTATGCAAATTATGAATCTGGTGAAACTGATAAGAAGTCAAAACCCAATTGGTTAACAAGGAATGAGTTAGCTGAAGTATTACCAGAAAAGTACAATAAGTCTGTCCAAAGTTTCTTGATCGAGGAAACATATtag